Below is a window of Limibacillus halophilus DNA.
GCCGTGTTGCTGGCCTATGCCGATGAGCATGGCGCAACCGCCCTGCAAAGCGCGATCTCCGGCGGTCAGTATAATCATGCGGACGGCATTTTTTACGGCGGGCGGCATGATACCTGGTCGAAAGTCACCCTGAACAGAATTCTGGATCGCTATCTCGGCAAAGCCAAACGCGTGGCCTTGATCGATTACCATACCGGTCTGGGGCCGCGCGGCTACGGCGAACGCATCTGCGTTCATAAGCCCGGGTCGCCCGGAATTCAGCGCGCCGAAGCCTTCTATGACAGGGATATCACCTCACCCTACCTGGGCAGTTCATCGTCGGTTCCCTTGCATGGCGTTAACTTGCTGGGGATCGAAGCGACCCTTCCGCACGCTGAGTTAACCGCGGTCGCCTTGGAGTACGGCACGCGACCGACTCTTGAGGTCAAGCACGCCCTGCGCGCCGATAACTGGCTGCATCTCCATGGAGAGATCGATAGCAAGAAGGGCCAGGCCATCAAGGAAGACATCCGTGCGGCCTTCTATCAAGACGCCGATGACTGGAAAACCATGATCTGGGAACGTGGGGTGGAAACACAGCGCATGGCCCTCAAAGGCCTTTGGTCTTGACGGTTTTTTTGTGCTGCTTAGCCGACGTTCACGCTTCTACCGCCCGCTCGCCTGCGAAGAGCTGACGCTTTCTGTTTGAGCGGCACCTGGCGCGGTGTGCCCGGTCGCCCAGCGCATCAGCATGGGCGAGGTGCGCAGCAAACCGACAAAGCGTTTCTTTGCAGACATCGGAACCGTCGCACGGCGGCCCATGCGGTAGATGATGAACAGAATGAGCGAGCCATGCAGGACCGTCATGTACAGGAAGAAATAGGAAGGCGCCGCCACCTCCAGCACCCAGGCGGCCAGGGTCGGCCCGACAATTGCCCCGGCTGAATAGAATAGCATTAAGGTCGCCGAGAGATCGATAAAGTCTTCGGGCTCCGCGAAATCGTTGGCATGGGCAACGGACAAGGAATAGAGCGGACTGGAAAAAGCACCGAACATGAATGCGCCGACCATCAGCGCCATTTCGCTGCTATCCGCAAAGACCGTCATGTAAAGCCCGGACAACGCTGCCAAGCCCGTGGTCAGCATCAGCACGCCGCGTCGGTTCATGCGGTCTGACAGCCAACCCAAAGGATACTGAGTAACAGCGCCCCCGACGATCCCAAGACTCATGAAAGTAGCGACCTGGGCTACAGCTAGCCCCATCTCCTGGGCATAAAGCGGGCCCACCATGCGAAAGGCCGAATTGGTCAGGCCAATCGTCACGCAGCCGATCGACGCGAGCGGCGAAATCATATAGCTGCGGCGGATATTGAGCGTCGCTGAGGTTGGTACCGGTGGCGTTTTCTGCCGCGACAACGTAAGTGGCAAAAGCGAGAGGCAGTAGATCATTGCCACCACGGCGAAGATATCGAATCCAACGGCGCCAACCCACGGCAAAACAAACTGTCCGCTGGTCACGAACAGCAAATCGACAATCCGGTATATGCTCAGGATCCGACCCCGATCACCCCTTTCGGATTGTGCGTTCAACCAGGACTCCACGATCGATAGCAGGCCGGAAAAACAGATGCCCATGATCATGCGGACCACGAGCCAGACAACGGGGTGAATGACCAATACCATCAGCAATGCGCCGATGGCGCAAAGGGCGCAGAAGGCCGCGAAAACTCTGATATGCCCCGCGCGGCGTATCAGCCAGGGAACAAAGAGGCAGCCGGCGCCAAAGCCGATGAAATAGGCGGTGCCCACATAGCCAACAAAAGAGGGCCCGAAACCCTCCAGGTTCGCGCGCACGGCCACGAGGGTGCCAAAGAGCCCGTTGCCGCCCAAAAGTATGCCGGCAGAGAACAGAAGCGGTGCAAAATTCCACGCTCGGCTCAATACACCGAGTGGTCTAACCGTAGGCTCCAAACCAGCCACCTTTGAGCACGGCGGACCGACGGGTCCGGCTTCCTGCGCTCATCTTAAAACCCTTACTCCGCAGCGTGTAAAGGGGCAGCAGGTTCAATCTTGCCAGAAAGGTTGTTTCGCAATTCCTCCGGCAGCGGTCCGCCGGTCGCCCAATCAAGAAGAACAGCGGTATGAACGATGGGCAGGACCGATCCGCTGGCGATCTGAGTCATGCATCCGATGTTTCCGGCAGCCACTAAGTCGGCGCCGGTACTTTCGATGTTCGCGATCTTGCGCGCCTTGAGCTTCCCGGCAAGTTCGGGCTGCAATATGTTGTAGGTTCCCGCGGACCCACAGCACAGATGGCTTTCCGGTACTTCCTTCACGGCAAAGCCGGCCGACCTGAGCAACGCTCGTGGCGGTTCGCTTAGTTGCTGGCCGTGTTGCATGGAACAAGCCGAGTGATAGGCCAGTGTCAAAGACCCGGTATCGATCACCGGCGCCATCAAGCCGAACTCATGAAGAAACTCGGTGATATCCTTCGTGATCGCCGAGACTTTTGCCCCCCGCTCTGCCCACGCGGGATCGGAGCGCAACATGAAGCCGTAGTCTTTGACGGTGGTGCCACAACCTGACGCGTTGATGATAATTGCGTCCAGCCCATCGCCCGCCATTTCCCGAGACCAGGCGGCGACGTTCGCTTTCACCGAAGCGAAAGCTTGCTCTTCCTTGCCCATATGATGGGTCAGCGCGCCGCAGCAACCGGCACCATTGGCGATCACCACCTCGACTCCATGACGGCGCAAAAGACGAACCGTCGCCTCATTGATCCCCGGAGCCAACACCTGCTGGGCGCAGCCGCTCAGCATCGCCACACGCGCCCGGCGCGTCCCCTCGGCCGGGAAGACCTGAGGCCGGTCAACTGGAGAAGCCGCAGGAACACGGGCCGGCGCAAGCGCCAGCATCGCGCCGAGACGCTGAGGTAGGAGCTTTGCCAAGGGACGCGCAAGCGGCCGGGCTAGCGACGCCGCTTTCAGCGCTAACCGAAAACGACTGGGGTAAGGCAGAAGCTTGGCCAACAGGTCACGCAACAAACGATCCATCAGAGGCCGCCGATAGGTTTCCTCAATATGACCGCGGGCTTGATCGACAAGGTGCATGTAATGCACACCCGAGGGACAGGTGGTCATGCAGGACAAACAGGAGAGGCAGCGATCGATGTGCTTGACGGTCTTTTCGTCGGCGGGCCGGTCCTTTTCCAGCATGTCCTTGATCAGGTAAATGCGGCCGCGCGGACTGTCCAGTTCATCCCCCAGCAGCACGTAGGTCGGACAGGTTGCCGTGCAGAAACCGCAATGTACGCAGGATCGCAGAATGCTGTTCGCCTCGGCGATATCCGGGTCGGCTAGCTGTGCCAGAGTAAAGTTCGTTTGCATGGCGGCTTCTCCTTGGACGCCTGTCGTTCAGCTTCCGGCGCGCATACGGCCAGGATTGAGAATACCCACTGGATCAAAAGCTTCCTTGACCCGGTGGGACAGCGCCGCCATCGCCGGATCCTGAGGTTGGAAGACCTCTATCCCGGCACGCAAGTTATCGGGTGCGCGCAGCAACGTTGCGTGACCGCCTCCGGCTGCCGCAATCGCCGAACGAATCACCGCAGCCGCACAGTCGCCCTCGGCAGGCGTTGCCAGCAACAGCAAGCCACCACCCCAATCGAAGAAATGCTCGGCAGCGACTTGCGCAGTTATTGCCGCGGCTACTGCCGGACCGGCTTGCGGCGCGACGGAAATTCGCCAAACTGCCCGCTCGTCACCGACGAAGGGCTTGATATCTCTTACCTCGCGCCAAAAGCTATTGCTGTTATGACTGTGCAGCTCTTCGGTCGAACCAAGGTCGGCCAAGAGGTCTCGCAGCGCCTGGCAGCGGTGCGCGACCGAACCCGCAGGCCCTTCCACGCGAACCGCCGCCACGCCGCCGTCGCTGTCACGAACATAGCCCACGCCGGAGCAAGCCGCGATAACCTGCGGCAGATGGGCAGCGGCGGAGACCTCATGCGACGAGGTCAGGGCCCGTGTCATCGCCAGCAACCCCGCAGCATCGTCAAGGCCCCGGACCAGCACTGTTCTTGTCTTCTCGGGGACTGGGAGGACTTTCACCGTGACATCGGTCATGACGGCGAGGGTCCCGTAAGACCCTGCCAAAACCTTACAGAGATCGTAACCGGTGACGTTCTTGACCACGCGTCCGCCAGTCTTAAAGAGTGTTCCCCGCCCGGAATAGGCGCTGGCGCCCAGGAAGTGATCACGAGCGGCACCAGCCTTAATGCGACGGGGTCCAGACAGGTTGCAGGCTAGAACCCCACCTATGCTGGCCTGTCCCTCTTCACCACCCAAAAGAGGCCCAAGATCGCAAGGCTCGAAAGCCAGCTCCTGTTTTTTCTCAGCAATCGCAGCTTGGATTTCCGCCAGTGAGGTCCCGGCCCTTGCTTGTAAGACCAACTCCTCTGGCTCGTACAGCGTGATGCCCGACAACGCGGAAAGATCAAGGCTGTGGGCGGCCTGCGTGACGCGGCCGAGCTTGCGCTTGCTACCCCGCCCGATAACCTCAACCGGCTGTTCCTCGGCCAAGGCCCAGGACAAAAGCTCCGCGACCTGTGTATCGCTTTCGGGACGAAAGGTTTCGGTCATACCGCCGTTCTCCTAGAAACGCGGCAGGTCGGGGAATCGAACCTGACCTCTGCTAATGTGTACACGGCCAAGCTCCGCACAGCGGTGCAACTGGGGAAATACTTTTCCGGGATTGAGCAACGAATCCGGATCAAAGGCGCATTTGACCCGCTGCTGCTGTTTGAGATCCTCTTCGCTGAACATCGTGCCCATCAAGTCACGCTTCTCGACGCCAACTCCGTGCTCGCCCGTCAGCACGCCGCCAACCTCGACGCAGAGCTTCAGAATCTCAGCGCCCATCTCTTCGCAGCGTTCGAGCTCTCCCGGCTTGTTGGCATCATAGAGAATAAGCGGATGGAGGTTGCCATCCCCGGCGTGGAAAACATTAGCCACGGCCAGGCCGTACTCCTTGCTGAGTTCACCCATGCGATTCAATACGACCGGCAATTGGTGCCGGGGAATGGTGCCATCCATACAATAATAGTCCGGCGAGATACGCCCCACGGCGGGAAAAGCATTCTTGCGCCCGGCCCAAAGCAGCAAGCGTTCCGCCTCACTCTCGGAGACCCGCATAGTGACCGATCCCGCGGCTTGGGCAATGGCGGACACCCGGCCGATCAACTCATCGACCTCGGTCTCAGGGCCGTCGAGTTCGATCAACACTAAAGCTTCGACATCCAGGGGGTAGCCAGCCTTGACGAAAGCTTCGACCGCATGAATAGCGGGCTTATCCATCATCTCCATGCCGCCGGGTATGATACCCTCGGCGATGACCCGACCGACGCAGTTACCGGCGGCATCGTTACTCTGGAACCCGAGCAGCACGGCGCGCGCCGTCTCCGGCTTCTTCAGGATTCGCACGGTCACTTCGGTGATGACGCAGAGCAGGCCCTCTGACCCGGTTAACAAGCCCAAAAGATCATAGCCATCAGAATCCAGATGCTTGCCACCGAGGCGAAGTACGGTGCCATCGATCAACACCACCTCAAGGCCCAGCAGGTTATTCGTCGTGACCCCGTACTTGAGGCAGTGAACACCGCCGGAGTTTTCCGCGACGTTGCCACCAATCGTGCAGGCGATCTGGCTTGACGGGTCTGGCGCATAGTAGAAGCCCGCATGTTCGACCGCTTTGGTGATGCCGAGGTTAGTGACTCCCGGTTGCGCCCGCACCGCTCGATTGTCGGTATCGATCTCCAGTATCCGATTGAACTTACCCAGACCCAGGGTAATGGCGTCAGCCAACGGCAAAGCGCCGCCGGACAACCCCGTGCCGGCACCGCGCGGCACAATCTTGATGCCCTCCCGGTGGCAATAGGCCATCACTTTGCTGACCTGCTCCGTGGTCTCCGGCAACGCGACGATCAAGGGTAGTTGCCGATAAGCCGTCAAGCCGTCGCTCTCGTAAGCGCGCAACTCTTCTTCCGCCGTGATGACGCACTCGCCCGGCAAAATTTTCTGCAAGGCAGAAACGATCTCCCGCCGACGGGCAATAACGGCCTGATCTGCCTCTGGCATCTGCATCGCGCGTCTCCTCGCTAGTCACAACCTGCGGACTCTTGATGGCCGACAAATTGGTATTACCACTTTGTATAACTATGTGCGAAGGAAAGGCTTAGGTCAATCCTTGAGCCACCGGGAAACCGGCAAGAATCGGGCAAGTTGGGCCAGACAAACGAAAACCGCGCCGCCCGTTTAGGGGCAGCGCGGTTTTCAAAACTCTCCCACACATCCGGGGCGAACCCGGAGGCGCGGTAACTCTCGCCTCAGCCCTGGCGGGCTTTGAAGCGCGGGTGCTTCTTGTTGATCACGTAGATGCGTCCACGGCGCCGAACGGTACGGCAGCCCTTTTCCCGCAGCTTCGCGGTCCGGAGCGAGTTACGAATCTTCATCGTCCGATCCTCAATCAAATGTGCAAGGCCCCACTGTCGGGGACCTACGCTTGAATCCAAGGCCTCTGTAGCGAGCCGGGAAAATAGGCGTGCGGCCCGGCCTTGTCAACCGGCCCGCACGCACTTGGCTCGCTTTTAGTTCTTTTCCTTGTCCACCAGCTTGTTGGCCGCAATCCAAGGCATCATCGCACGCAGCTTGGCACCCACCTGCTCTACCGAATGCTCGGCATTGCGACGACGAATCGCCTTGAAGGAAGGCTGACCGGCTTTGCACTCCTGCACCCAGTCACGGGTGAAGCGGCCTTCCTGAATATCATTCAGAACGCGCTTCATTTCAGCCTTGGTCTCGTCAGTGATGATGCGAGGCCCGGTCTTGTAGTCACCGTACTCGGCCGTATTGGAGATCGAATAACGCATGTTGGCGAGGCCGCCCTCATACATCAGGTCGACGATCAGCTTCACTTCGTGCAGACACTCGAAATAAGCCATCTCGGGCGCGTAACCGGCGTCCACAAGCGTCTCATAACCAGCCGTGATCAGCGCCGAAAGGCCACCGCAGAGCACAACCTGCTCGCCGAACAGGTCGGTTTCGCATTCTTCGCGGAAGCTCGTTTCGATGATGCCTGCGCGGCCACCGCCGATAGCAGAGGCGTAGGACAGACCCAGATCATGGGCATTGCCGCTGGAGTCCTGATCGACTGCGATCAGGCAAGGTACGCCGCCGCCGCGCAGATACTCGGAACGAACCGTGTGGCCGGGGCCCTTGGGTGCGATCATCAGCACGTCAAGGTCGCTGCGCGCCTCAATCAGCTTGAAATGAATGTTGAGCCCGTGCGCGAAAAGCAGCGCGGCACCCTTCTTCATATTGGCTTCCAGGTCGTCGCGGTAGAGATCGGCCTGCATCTCATCCGGCGTCAGAATCATCATGACGTCGGCCCAGGCTGCAGCCTCAGCGGGCGGCATGACCTTAAAACCAGCGGCTTCAGCCTTCTTGGCAGTCGCCGAGCCGGCGCGCAAGGAAACCCGGACATCCTTAACGCCGCTATCGCGCAGGTTCATGGCATGAGCGTGCCCCTGGCTGCCGTAACCTACAACGGCGACCTTCTTGTCTTTGATCAAATTCACATCGGCGTCGCGGTCGTAGAAAACGCGCATGACCCTTTCCTTTCCCTCCCGGAATATGAACGTGAGGCCCGATGCCTTCACGAAAAGCGCTGTTGTTCTAAGGAATGCGGGCCCCTAAGGCAACAGAAGTTATGCGATAGCTGCCATTCGCGAAAGAAAGGTGCCTTGCCCGCGGCTTTAAGTTTGTATTCGAGTCCCTCACGAATTAGCAAAACACCAAGGAGAAATCTGTCCCATGCTGCCCGCTTTTCTCACGATTTTTCTAACGGTATTCCTGGCCGAACTTGGCGACAAGACCCAGCTTGCGACCCTCCTGTTTGCAACAGAAGAAAACCGATCGCCCTGGTTGGTGTTCGCCGCCGCCGCCCTGGCGCTGGTCGCATCCACCGGATTGGCGGTCCTTCTCGGTAGCATGGCGGAGCGGCATCTAAGCGCACTACCCCTCAAGCTGATCGCTGGTGTCGGCTTCATGGTGATCGGCGCCTGGACGCTCTGGGGGCATTTCCAAAGCGCCTGAACCAGATATCGACAGCAAGACCTGGAACTAGCTCTGCGGCCCTTGCCTGCCGTGCAGGATTTCAGGGCCCCGCGCCATGGCGACCACACCGGTCCGGGCGATCTCAATGCTACCCAACGAGGTCATCAGGTCGATAAAGCGGTCGATCTTATCGCTCCTGTGATGCACCTGAAAGACGAAGTGATCCAAACCAGCGTCCACGACCTCAGCTTTAAAAATATCCGCGATCCGCAGGCATTCGACACGCTTTTCGCCTGTAGAGCGAACCTTGACCAGCGCCAATTCCCGCTCAATGTAGGGGCCTTCCTTGGTAAGGTCGCGAACCTCGTGGACCGGAACCAACCGATCAAGCTGCGCTTTGATCTGCGCCAGCACCATGGGCGTTCCCGACGTGACGACGTTAATGCGTGACAAACCCTTGTCGCGATCGACGACGGTCACCGTCAGACTTTCAATATTATAGCCGCGACCTGAGAACAGGCCGATCACCCGCGCAAGAACGCCTGGCTCGTTATCCACCAGGACAGCCATTATGCGATATTCAATCGTCGTTTCCTTCGGCGCCATCGCCTGTAGGTTCCTTCTTGTACTCGCTTATTACGCCGTTCCGAAAATCTGTGTGCCCGAGCGAGGCTTAGACCAGAACCATACCTTCCTCGGAAATAGGCTTGCTCGCCTTATCGTCCGGCCCCAGCAGCATCTCGTAATGCGCGGCGCCGGAGGGGATCATCGGGAAGCAGTTCTCGTCGCGCGCCACCAGGCAATCGAAAATGACCGGCTTATCACAGGCGAGCATTTCCAAGATTTTACCGTCCAGTTCCTCCGGTTTCTCGCAACGGATGCCGACGGCTCCAAAGGCTTCGGCTAACTTCACGAAATCGGGCAGCGATTCCATATAGCTTTCCGAATAGCGCTCGCCGTGCAGCAATTCCTGCCACTGGCGCACCATGCCCATGTACTGGTTGTTGACGACAAAGACCTTCACGGGCAGACCGTACTGCATGACGGTGGACAGCTCCTGAATATTCATCAGGAACGACGCCTCGCCTGCCACATCGATCACCAGGGATTCCGGATGGGCCACCTGCACGCCAATGGCGGCGGGGAAGCCGTAACCCATCGTACCCAAACCGCCGGATGTCATCCAACGGTTCGGCTCGTCGAAGCGGAAGAACTGCGCCGCCCACATCTGGTGTTGTCCGACCTCGGTGGTGATGTAGACGTCACGGTCTTTCGTCAGCTCATGCAGACGCTGGATGGCGTACTGTGGCTTGATAATCGGCCCCTTCTGCTCATAGCGCAGGCAGTCCCGGGCGCGCCACTCCGCAATCTGCTTCCACCAGACCTTAGACGCCTTCGCATCGAGTTTGTGATTGCCGGCATTCCAAGCGGTCAGCATTGCTTCCAGGGTGCGGCCCACATCACCCACCACCGGAATATCCACCATCACGTTCTTGTTGATGGAGCTTGGATCGATATCAATGTGAATCTTGATGGAGTTGGGCGAGAACTCGTCCAGTCGTCCCGTCACCCGGTCATCGAAACGCGCACCGACGGCAATCATGACGTCACAGGAATGCATCGCCAGATTGGCTTCATATGTGCCGTGCATGCCCAGCATGCCCAGGAACTGTTCGTCGTTGCCCGGGAAAGAACCAAGGCCCATTAGGGTATTGGTAATCGGCATGCCGGTCATCTTGACGAAGCGAGCCAGCAGTTCACAGGCGCGCGGTCCGGAATTAATGACGCCGCCGCCTGCATAAACGATCGGACGTTTTGCCTTTGAAATGGCCTCAATGGCCGCTGCCACTCGTGCGGCATCGGGTTCCATCTGCGGGCGATAACTACGGCGCTCAACATTCTCCGGGCCGATGTAATTGCCGAGAGTCTGAAGGATATCTTTCGGCAGATCGACGACCACCGGGCCGGGACGACCGGCTTGTGCCACATAAAAGGCCTCATGCAGAACGCGCGGCAGATCCTCGATCGTTTTCACCAAGTAATTGTGTTTGGTGCAGGGGCGCGTGATGCCGGTGGTATCGGCCTCCTGGAACGCATCATTGCCAATCAGGTGCGTCGGCACCTGCCCCGTCAAACAAACCAGCGGCACGGAATCCATCAATGCATCGGTCAAGCCGGTCACTGCATTGGTTGCACCGGGACCTGAGGTCACCAACACAACACCGACTTTGTCGCTCGAGCGGGCATACCCTTCGGCTGCATGGACGCAGCCTTGCTCGTGACGGCAGAGGA
It encodes the following:
- the glcF gene encoding glycolate oxidase subunit GlcF yields the protein MQTNFTLAQLADPDIAEANSILRSCVHCGFCTATCPTYVLLGDELDSPRGRIYLIKDMLEKDRPADEKTVKHIDRCLSCLSCMTTCPSGVHYMHLVDQARGHIEETYRRPLMDRLLRDLLAKLLPYPSRFRLALKAASLARPLARPLAKLLPQRLGAMLALAPARVPAASPVDRPQVFPAEGTRRARVAMLSGCAQQVLAPGINEATVRLLRRHGVEVVIANGAGCCGALTHHMGKEEQAFASVKANVAAWSREMAGDGLDAIIINASGCGTTVKDYGFMLRSDPAWAERGAKVSAITKDITEFLHEFGLMAPVIDTGSLTLAYHSACSMQHGQQLSEPPRALLRSAGFAVKEVPESHLCCGSAGTYNILQPELAGKLKARKIANIESTGADLVAAGNIGCMTQIASGSVLPIVHTAVLLDWATGGPLPEELRNNLSGKIEPAAPLHAAE
- a CDS encoding TMEM165/GDT1 family protein, which encodes MLPAFLTIFLTVFLAELGDKTQLATLLFATEENRSPWLVFAAAALALVASTGLAVLLGSMAERHLSALPLKLIAGVGFMVIGAWTLWGHFQSA
- a CDS encoding acetolactate synthase 3 large subunit, with amino-acid sequence MAQERMTGAAMVLKALADQGVEHVFGYPGGAVLPIYDEFFKQNAVRHILCRHEQGCVHAAEGYARSSDKVGVVLVTSGPGATNAVTGLTDALMDSVPLVCLTGQVPTHLIGNDAFQEADTTGITRPCTKHNYLVKTIEDLPRVLHEAFYVAQAGRPGPVVVDLPKDILQTLGNYIGPENVERRSYRPQMEPDAARVAAAIEAISKAKRPIVYAGGGVINSGPRACELLARFVKMTGMPITNTLMGLGSFPGNDEQFLGMLGMHGTYEANLAMHSCDVMIAVGARFDDRVTGRLDEFSPNSIKIHIDIDPSSINKNVMVDIPVVGDVGRTLEAMLTAWNAGNHKLDAKASKVWWKQIAEWRARDCLRYEQKGPIIKPQYAIQRLHELTKDRDVYITTEVGQHQMWAAQFFRFDEPNRWMTSGGLGTMGYGFPAAIGVQVAHPESLVIDVAGEASFLMNIQELSTVMQYGLPVKVFVVNNQYMGMVRQWQELLHGERYSESYMESLPDFVKLAEAFGAVGIRCEKPEELDGKILEMLACDKPVIFDCLVARDENCFPMIPSGAAHYEMLLGPDDKASKPISEEGMVLV
- the ilvC gene encoding ketol-acid reductoisomerase; the encoded protein is MRVFYDRDADVNLIKDKKVAVVGYGSQGHAHAMNLRDSGVKDVRVSLRAGSATAKKAEAAGFKVMPPAEAAAWADVMMILTPDEMQADLYRDDLEANMKKGAALLFAHGLNIHFKLIEARSDLDVLMIAPKGPGHTVRSEYLRGGGVPCLIAVDQDSSGNAHDLGLSYASAIGGGRAGIIETSFREECETDLFGEQVVLCGGLSALITAGYETLVDAGYAPEMAYFECLHEVKLIVDLMYEGGLANMRYSISNTAEYGDYKTGPRIITDETKAEMKRVLNDIQEGRFTRDWVQECKAGQPSFKAIRRRNAEHSVEQVGAKLRAMMPWIAANKLVDKEKN
- the ilvN gene encoding acetolactate synthase small subunit, whose translation is MAPKETTIEYRIMAVLVDNEPGVLARVIGLFSGRGYNIESLTVTVVDRDKGLSRINVVTSGTPMVLAQIKAQLDRLVPVHEVRDLTKEGPYIERELALVKVRSTGEKRVECLRIADIFKAEVVDAGLDHFVFQVHHRSDKIDRFIDLMTSLGSIEIARTGVVAMARGPEILHGRQGPQS
- a CDS encoding FAD-linked oxidase C-terminal domain-containing protein, producing the protein MQMPEADQAVIARRREIVSALQKILPGECVITAEEELRAYESDGLTAYRQLPLIVALPETTEQVSKVMAYCHREGIKIVPRGAGTGLSGGALPLADAITLGLGKFNRILEIDTDNRAVRAQPGVTNLGITKAVEHAGFYYAPDPSSQIACTIGGNVAENSGGVHCLKYGVTTNNLLGLEVVLIDGTVLRLGGKHLDSDGYDLLGLLTGSEGLLCVITEVTVRILKKPETARAVLLGFQSNDAAGNCVGRVIAEGIIPGGMEMMDKPAIHAVEAFVKAGYPLDVEALVLIELDGPETEVDELIGRVSAIAQAAGSVTMRVSESEAERLLLWAGRKNAFPAVGRISPDYYCMDGTIPRHQLPVVLNRMGELSKEYGLAVANVFHAGDGNLHPLILYDANKPGELERCEEMGAEILKLCVEVGGVLTGEHGVGVEKRDLMGTMFSEEDLKQQQRVKCAFDPDSLLNPGKVFPQLHRCAELGRVHISRGQVRFPDLPRF
- the ykgO gene encoding type B 50S ribosomal protein L36, with the translated sequence MKIRNSLRTAKLREKGCRTVRRRGRIYVINKKHPRFKARQG
- a CDS encoding MFS transporter; the protein is MEPTVRPLGVLSRAWNFAPLLFSAGILLGGNGLFGTLVAVRANLEGFGPSFVGYVGTAYFIGFGAGCLFVPWLIRRAGHIRVFAAFCALCAIGALLMVLVIHPVVWLVVRMIMGICFSGLLSIVESWLNAQSERGDRGRILSIYRIVDLLFVTSGQFVLPWVGAVGFDIFAVVAMIYCLSLLPLTLSRQKTPPVPTSATLNIRRSYMISPLASIGCVTIGLTNSAFRMVGPLYAQEMGLAVAQVATFMSLGIVGGAVTQYPLGWLSDRMNRRGVLMLTTGLAALSGLYMTVFADSSEMALMVGAFMFGAFSSPLYSLSVAHANDFAEPEDFIDLSATLMLFYSAGAIVGPTLAAWVLEVAAPSYFFLYMTVLHGSLILFIIYRMGRRATVPMSAKKRFVGLLRTSPMLMRWATGHTAPGAAQTESVSSSQASGR
- a CDS encoding M14 family metallopeptidase translates to MPKATPYFSQDYDEARAKFKDATKAAGGTMERFLNEAERGLKGEELSTDVAWHGPKDAEAVLVTISGTHGAEGFCGSGVQIGWLESGLIEEMPADTALLQIHAINPYGFSWIRRVTEDNVDLNRNFLDHAAGNWPENPGYNELAEVICPKEWDDATIASANAVLLAYADEHGATALQSAISGGQYNHADGIFYGGRHDTWSKVTLNRILDRYLGKAKRVALIDYHTGLGPRGYGERICVHKPGSPGIQRAEAFYDRDITSPYLGSSSSVPLHGVNLLGIEATLPHAELTAVALEYGTRPTLEVKHALRADNWLHLHGEIDSKKGQAIKEDIRAAFYQDADDWKTMIWERGVETQRMALKGLWS
- a CDS encoding FAD-binding protein is translated as MTETFRPESDTQVAELLSWALAEEQPVEVIGRGSKRKLGRVTQAAHSLDLSALSGITLYEPEELVLQARAGTSLAEIQAAIAEKKQELAFEPCDLGPLLGGEEGQASIGGVLACNLSGPRRIKAGAARDHFLGASAYSGRGTLFKTGGRVVKNVTGYDLCKVLAGSYGTLAVMTDVTVKVLPVPEKTRTVLVRGLDDAAGLLAMTRALTSSHEVSAAAHLPQVIAACSGVGYVRDSDGGVAAVRVEGPAGSVAHRCQALRDLLADLGSTEELHSHNSNSFWREVRDIKPFVGDERAVWRISVAPQAGPAVAAAITAQVAAEHFFDWGGGLLLLATPAEGDCAAAVIRSAIAAAGGGHATLLRAPDNLRAGIEVFQPQDPAMAALSHRVKEAFDPVGILNPGRMRAGS